The region TCGGGAATACCATGCGGGTGCTCACCGATAAACTCCGAATTTCCCGGGAGAAACTGGCATATATCGTGGATTCCACGGCCGCGCCGGTCACGTCTATTGCTATCATCAGCACCTGGGTAGGCTTCGAAATCGGTTTGATGCAGGAAGCATTCGCCAGCGTCGGAATCCAGGAAAATATTTATTTCGTATTTATTCAGACGATTCAGTACCGATTTTATAGTCTGTTTGCGCTGGTATTTGTCTTTCTGGTGGCATATACCAGGCGTGATTTCGGGCCGATGTACAAGGCTGAACGACGGAGTATTCATACAGGAGCCGTCCTGAGCGACGGGGCCACTCCCCTTGCCGATACGTCCGAACTGGAAATTCCGGCGGGCATTCCGTATCGCTGGTATAATGCGATTATTCCTATCGGGGCAGTCATTTTCATCATGATTGCAGGGCTATTTTATAGCGGACTGCAATCGATGGATGGGACAATGTCGGTAAGACTGTGGGAGATTATCGGTGAAGCGGACTCTTTTCAGGTCTTGATTTGGGCTTCATTCGGGGGCTCTTTTGTCGCGATGCTACTTTCAGTCGGACAGCGAATAATGTCCATCTCCGAAAGTATCGAGGCTTGGTTAGGCGGAGCAAAGGCTATGATTCTTGCGGTTGCGGTACTGATTCTGGCGTGGGCACTCAGCAGGATATGCGGGGAAATTCAAACCGCGGAATATATCATCGAGATGACCGAAGGGCTCCTCCGGCCGGAATTGATTCCGGTGTTGACGTTTATCACTGCTGCCATTGTCAGCTTTGCCACCGGGACCTCGTGGGGAACGATGGCGATCCTGATTCCGATTGTAATCCCATTGATGGCAGAACTGCTCAGGGCTGAGGGGATTGAAACGACGGTCGACGCCCAGAGTTTTCTTGCGACCTTTGCGGCGGTACTTTCCGGATCAGTCTTTGGTGATCACTGCTCGCCGATATCAGATACAACCATCCTCTCCAGTATGGCCTCGGGCTCCGATCATATCGATCATGTGCGGACTCAGATTCCGTATGCCGTGACAGTGGGAATCATTGCGATACTGTTTGGTTATTTACCGGCTGGACTTCACTGGAACTGGCCGCTGTTCTTTGGCCTGGGATTAGCGAGCCTCATTGCTGTGATTCTTTTTATTGGAAAACAGGTAGAAGCCAGGGAAAATATTGAGATTTAATAAGGTGAATTACTATCCTTTGAATTTCATTCAAAGGCGGCTATTTAGGACTCACGATGGAAACCCGGTGTTGAATGATCCCATGGAAGAGCCTGAGTTGTTGTCCAGTATGAGTTTAACCTGCTCGATCTTTTTCTGCGTGGCCTTGGTGATAATAAATTTTTGGGCGCCGAGAGCAATCTCTTCACCAGAGCTCGGGATGCGCCCCAACCGGTCCTCCAGATAGCCGCTGATGGTTTCGTATTCACCATCCGGCAGGTCCAGGTGGAGAGTTTCGTTCAGGTAGTCGATTTCAGCCCGCCCGCTAATCACAAAGCCGTTGTCGATTTTCTTTACGGTCATTTCATCAAAGTCGAACTCATCCTCAAATTCACCGAAGAGTTCTTCCACGATATCTTCCACCGTGATTAGCCCGGCCGTGCCGCCATACTCGTCAATGACAATCCCGATACTGTTTTTATTCTCCTGAAACTCCCGGAGCATTTCACCGATATTTTTCGACTCCGGCACAAAGGTGGCGTCCTTGATGACTTCCTGGATCGTCTCATGTTCCTCGAACATATCGTAGAGGAAGATGACGCCGACGATTTTGTCTATGGTATCTTCATATACCGGTAATTTAGAATGCCCGGATTCCAGGAAGACTTCTTTGGCCTCCTGAATCGTGCGGTTTTTATCGATGGCGGAGATGTCGGTCCGCGGGGTCATGGCATCTCTGGCCGTTTGATTTCCAAATGAAAACAACTTGGTGATGAACCGTTTTTCGTGCTTGTCGATGACATCCTCCGAACCAACCCGGGTAAACAGCAGTCGGAGATCATCCTTCGAAAAGGCATCAGAAATCTTTTCTTCAGCGCTTGTCCACTTGGTTAGCAACCGGCTGTACCAGCCGGCGATCACCAGGAATGGATATAGCGGGTATCGGAGTCCCCTGAGCAACGGCGTAATTTTCAGTGTCAGCACGTTGGCACGCTCGCGAAAGATCGTTTTGGGTAAGATTTCCCCAAAGGTGAGTATAACAAGAGCTGTGAGAGCAATAACGGTAATTTCGTTAAAATATTCGATGAGGACGATAGTGGCAAACGAGGTCGCCATGATATTGGCGATATTTGTTCCTATCAGGGTAATGTTTAGAAAGGATGAGGGCTCGTTCAATAGCTTGCTGGCCTCCCGGGCTCCAGGCAAATCCTGCCGTTTCCAGACTTCGACTTGCATGGGGTTGGCTGAGACGTAGGCGATCTCGGCTCCGGAGAAAAACGCGGAAAGAATTAACCCAATCACAGCCAGCACTATTTCGAGCATCATAATATCTCCTCTATATTGCAGAGTATAATATCACCAAAGGCATCAAAAATCAACAGGATCGCCCTGAATTATCCATTGATATTTCTGGTTGACTGATACCAAAAATCCAGAATTAAGTCCGGGAAGACAGAGATTTACCTCCCGTGGCTCACGAATTTTTCATTACCGCTCTGAGCCCTGCCATTCGGCGTTTTCGGTTGTAATTTTATAAGGACAAGTCTAAGTTCTAATCCGTTAATTTGAGCAGAAACCGGATATTAAAAATAGAATGGACAGTTCAAGAAATCTGGTCACGGAGCAAAGCAATCCCCGAACACATAACATTGATACGTTATCGACGGAAGAAATACTCCGGCAAATTAACGAAGAGGATAAGGGCGTTCCTGAGGCTGTTGAAAAGGTCATTCCCGAGATTACCAGGGCAGTCGAAATCGTAACGAAACGATTGCGGAACGGAGGGCGGTTATTTTATGTTGGCGCCGGAACCAGCGGCAGGTTGGGTGTCCTGGACGCGGCAGAATGTCCGCCCACATTCCGGAGTGATCCGGAGCAGGTGCAGGGGATTATTGCCGGCGGTGCGGATGCATTGGTCCGAAGTATCGAGGGTGCCGAGGACAACGAGCAAGATGGCGCGGATGCGCTGGATTCGCATGGTGTAACCTCCAACGATGTTGTGTGCGGTATTGCAACAAGCGGACGTACGCCGTTTGTCATAGGTGCACTGAAACACGCCGGATCTCAGGAGATCCCGACAATCGCGGTTATCTGTATCCCCGCTGAGGAACTCGAGGTAAAGACAGATGTGGTGATTAACCCTGTTGTGGGACCTGAAGTTGTCACCGGTTCCACCAGGATGAAGGCCGGTACGGCAACCAAATTAGTGCTGAATATGATAACGACTACGACTATGATTCGGCTGGGCAAAGTGTATGGCAATCTCATGGTAGATCTGACTGCCGTGAACAACAAACTTATCGATCGCGCACAACGCATAGTGATGGAAGTGACAGATGTATCCCGGAGCGAAGCAGCACGATTGCTCGAGAACGCCGAATACCGGGTGAAAAACGCAATTTTAATGGCACTGGTTGGTGTTGGCTATGAAAAGTCCCAAATACTGCTAGAGGAGGCACAAGGGATGTTGAGAGATGCAATCCATTCGGCGATGGAGTCATGAAAAGTTCCCAAAGAAGATTAGAGCAAAAACCGCCCCGGATTTTGGGGCTTATGTCCGGGACCTCGCTCGACGGCCTCGATATTGCGCTTGTAAAGTGGAACTCTGATGACCTGAACGATTTCAAACTCGAAAAATTTGAGACGTACCATTATTCGAATGAGTTTCGTAATAGAATAATGGAGGGTACCCGTGGAGCCGCCCGGGATCTTAGCGATTTGAATTTTCAGTTGGGCTACCAATGGGCGGAATTGGTGAATCGTTTCCTGGAAGAAAACGGTATCGCGGCCGAGTTGATCAACTGCCTTGGCTCCCACGGGCAAACCCTCTGGCATGACTCGGGCCGCTCAACCCTTCAACTGGGAGAGTCGGCAGTGTTAGCAAAACAGACCGGTATCCCGGTGGTGAGCAACTTCAGAGAACACGATATTGCCGTCGGTGGGACCGGCGCGCCGCTCATCCCGTTTCTGGACTGGCTGCTATACCGGAATTTACCGGGGAAGTCGCTGGTATTGAATCTCGGAGGCATAGCGAATATAACTTGCCTGTGGCAAGGTATTGAACAAGAAGATGTCCGCGGCTGGGATACGGGGCCCGGAAATATGGTTATCGATACGCTGATGGAAATCCTGAGTAATGGTAGTACCCATTATGATGATGCCGGAACATTGGCATTACAGGGCCAGGTTGATGCGGAACTACTGTCGCATCTCATGGAAGATGATTTTATACAAGCGGAGCCGCCGAAGTCCACCGGCCGGGAGCGCTATTCCGACAAATATGTCCGGGAGCACTTTTCCCTCACCCGAACAACATCATCCCGGGAACAACCCAGGCTGCTGGCAACGGGATCGGAGTGGACAATTGCTGCTGTCGCATCCAACGTCCAACAGTATTGGGAAAACCCGGAGGAAGTCGACCGGATTATTGTCTCCGGCGGCGGGATAAAAAACCAATTTTTTATGCAAAGCCTTGCATCTCATTTTTCAAATGCAAACATTGTATCGACTAAAAATTTCGGCGTACCGGCGGAGGCCAAGGAAGCAATTGGATTCGCTGTGTTTGCGAAGGCATTTATTCGGGAAATTCCGGCGAATATGCCGGGTGTGACAGGCGCAAATCGATCTGTGATAATGGGAAAATTGACAGTATAGGGCAAAGGAAGGGATGACATGAATTCATTTATTTTTCGCGAATATGATATACGGGGCAAAGTGGCTGAAGATTTTACAGATGATGTGGTTGTGAAGTTGGGTAAGGGCTTTGGGACGTTGGCCAAACGTGGCGGTGCACAGATAATTGCATTGAGTGGTGACGTCCGGGATACTTCTCCGCACCTGAAATCCAAATTTGCCGATGGCGTGACGAGCACAGGAGTAGATGTTATCGATATCGGTATACTGCCGACGCCGGCGAACTATTATTCCATGCACCATCTTCCCATAGACGGAGCCGTGCAGGTCACCGGCAGCCATAATCCGCCTGAATATAACGGTTTCAAGATGACGCTTAGCGGTGGTGCCGTCTATGGGGAACAGATTCAACAGATCCTGAAGTTCATTGAATCGGAGGATTATGAAACCGGTACAGGTGAGCTGACTGA is a window of Candidatus Neomarinimicrobiota bacterium DNA encoding:
- a CDS encoding Na+/H+ antiporter NhaC family protein, which encodes MALLTRQILLSLFAGIWLGAIFVYDYSLLDGLLRLLDTYLVDSLTEPSHASIILFTLAFGGMVGVLAKNGGMQGIVDKISKLASGNRSGQLSTMAMGLLIFFDDYANTLLVGNTMRVLTDKLRISREKLAYIVDSTAAPVTSIAIISTWVGFEIGLMQEAFASVGIQENIYFVFIQTIQYRFYSLFALVFVFLVAYTRRDFGPMYKAERRSIHTGAVLSDGATPLADTSELEIPAGIPYRWYNAIIPIGAVIFIMIAGLFYSGLQSMDGTMSVRLWEIIGEADSFQVLIWASFGGSFVAMLLSVGQRIMSISESIEAWLGGAKAMILAVAVLILAWALSRICGEIQTAEYIIEMTEGLLRPELIPVLTFITAAIVSFATGTSWGTMAILIPIVIPLMAELLRAEGIETTVDAQSFLATFAAVLSGSVFGDHCSPISDTTILSSMASGSDHIDHVRTQIPYAVTVGIIAILFGYLPAGLHWNWPLFFGLGLASLIAVILFIGKQVEARENIEI
- a CDS encoding hemolysin family protein, whose translation is MMLEIVLAVIGLILSAFFSGAEIAYVSANPMQVEVWKRQDLPGAREASKLLNEPSSFLNITLIGTNIANIMATSFATIVLIEYFNEITVIALTALVILTFGEILPKTIFRERANVLTLKITPLLRGLRYPLYPFLVIAGWYSRLLTKWTSAEEKISDAFSKDDLRLLFTRVGSEDVIDKHEKRFITKLFSFGNQTARDAMTPRTDISAIDKNRTIQEAKEVFLESGHSKLPVYEDTIDKIVGVIFLYDMFEEHETIQEVIKDATFVPESKNIGEMLREFQENKNSIGIVIDEYGGTAGLITVEDIVEELFGEFEDEFDFDEMTVKKIDNGFVISGRAEIDYLNETLHLDLPDGEYETISGYLEDRLGRIPSSGEEIALGAQKFIITKATQKKIEQVKLILDNNSGSSMGSFNTGFPS
- the murQ gene encoding N-acetylmuramic acid 6-phosphate etherase — translated: MDSSRNLVTEQSNPRTHNIDTLSTEEILRQINEEDKGVPEAVEKVIPEITRAVEIVTKRLRNGGRLFYVGAGTSGRLGVLDAAECPPTFRSDPEQVQGIIAGGADALVRSIEGAEDNEQDGADALDSHGVTSNDVVCGIATSGRTPFVIGALKHAGSQEIPTIAVICIPAEELEVKTDVVINPVVGPEVVTGSTRMKAGTATKLVLNMITTTTMIRLGKVYGNLMVDLTAVNNKLIDRAQRIVMEVTDVSRSEAARLLENAEYRVKNAILMALVGVGYEKSQILLEEAQGMLRDAIHSAMES
- a CDS encoding anhydro-N-acetylmuramic acid kinase, with the translated sequence MKSSQRRLEQKPPRILGLMSGTSLDGLDIALVKWNSDDLNDFKLEKFETYHYSNEFRNRIMEGTRGAARDLSDLNFQLGYQWAELVNRFLEENGIAAELINCLGSHGQTLWHDSGRSTLQLGESAVLAKQTGIPVVSNFREHDIAVGGTGAPLIPFLDWLLYRNLPGKSLVLNLGGIANITCLWQGIEQEDVRGWDTGPGNMVIDTLMEILSNGSTHYDDAGTLALQGQVDAELLSHLMEDDFIQAEPPKSTGRERYSDKYVREHFSLTRTTSSREQPRLLATGSEWTIAAVASNVQQYWENPEEVDRIIVSGGGIKNQFFMQSLASHFSNANIVSTKNFGVPAEAKEAIGFAVFAKAFIREIPANMPGVTGANRSVIMGKLTV